Below is a genomic region from Equus caballus isolate H_3958 breed thoroughbred chromosome X, TB-T2T, whole genome shotgun sequence.
GGATTGAGTTAATTATGACCAACAAATATTAGGAATTGATTCTAGATAAAGGAGTAAGATGAGCCCTAAAATGTCAAACACACAGAAAGAACAGTTgaagaatatatatacaatgccATAACAGCCATGTGAAAAgtgaaaatacatgtaaaattacTCAAATATTTGCTGCAAATGAAACTAAGAAGGATTGAGTAATATTTGACTTATGTTTTATCAATGGATTAAATAAAGTGGATAATTTAgcactataaataaaaattgggtGTTCATGTTTCCTTAAAGCTCATTTTGTTCTATTCTGAATCATATTTGTATTCTTCTTCTATAATATTCATAGAGCATATTTAAAAACCTAAGTGTATGAATGCATACACATGTGTAACCCATCCCTTATCAAGATATAGTATTATTCCACCACCTCACAAAGATCAGTTGTGCCTTTCCCAGCCAATTCCAATAGACCACCTCCACATCACTCCTCTTCCACAGTCCTGATTTTAACCATAGATTAGATTCGCTTCTagaatttttaacagctttattaaggtgTACCTGACATAGAATaaactgcatatatatatactttttttttggggggggggagattagccctgagctaacatctgccaccaatcctcctctttttgctgaggaagactggccctgagctaacatccgtgcccatcttcctctactttatatgtgggacgcctgccacagcatggcttgtcaagcggtgccatgtccacagccgggatccgaaccggcagaccctgggccactgaagtggcacGTGCACATTTAACCgatacgccaccaggctggcccctgcatatatttaaagctcacaatttgataagttttggcATATGTATACATTCACGTAACCACCATGACAATCATCATTATGAATATATCTATCACCTCTAAAAGGTTCCTCAGGCTCCTTTGTAACTTCTTTCACATCCCTCCCACAGGCAACCAGTGAATGATATCCTTTATGTCACTATACATTAGTTTTCATTTCCTggaattttatataagtggagtcatacagtgtgTGTTATtttgtctggctgctttcatgcaaaataattatttagagATTCATGCATGTTAcagcatgtatcaatagttcagtctttttactgctgaataatagtccattgcatgtatataccacagtttattcacgTGTTGGcagacatttgagttatttccagtttttcactactACAAATAAAGATGCTATGAACCTTCATCTATACATCTTTGCAAGAGtataagctttcatttctctcaggtaaATATCTGGTAGTATAATAGCTAGGCCATATTGCAGATGTAtagttaactttttaagaaactgccaaactgttttctaaagtggatgtaccagtttacatccccaccagcaatgcatgaaagTTCCTTCACACTCTTGGCAATACTTGGTATGACCAGTCTTTTGAGGaacaggtatttttaattttagtgaaatccaacttatcaatttattcttttatgaattgtCCTTTTGGAGTTgtagctaagaaatctttgcctagccCAAGAACCcaaatttttctcctatgtttccttctagcaGTTTTACAGTTTTGGATTTTACAATTACATCTGTGAGccattttatgtgaattttctaTACATTGAAAGGAATGGatcaaagtgtgtgtgtgtgtgtgtgtgtgtacgtatgtacGTGTATTTCCCAATTGTTCAagtattattttttgaaaagactatcttttcttcaCTGAACTACCTTTGCACCACTGTTGACAATCAGTTGCCCATACGTATTCGGGTCTATTGCTggtctttctattctgttccattgatctatttgcccATCTTAACAAAAATAGCACACTGTCTTCATTATTGTagtttataataagtcttgaaatcaggtagtgttagTCCTCCaaattccctttttctttttcaaagttattttgacTTCTCTTGGTCCCTTGTATTGACATATAAATTTTACAGTgtatcagtttattttttaaaaaggctgcTAAGATTTTCAAGAAGATTTTGTTGAACTTAGATATCATTTTATGGAGAATTGACAACTAAAGCATCTTATTTTCCAATCCTTaactcttttatttcatttgtttccttttactGTGCTGGCAGGTACCTTTATTACAatgtggaataaaaataaaaatctctttttatcatgagttaatattgattttttataaaacacttttatttatcaacttagatatttttctcatttaatctgtCAATGTAGTATGCCAGTTCAATACTTATTTGCCCTCAGATCCATTCCTTACTTTCCTTGCTCTGCTCGCTAGTATTCAGGAGATTACTCCTGCAGTCTGCATTTCCTAGGTTCTACAATATATGGCTGCTATCATGGTTCAGGCAGCAAGAACGCCAGCAGATTATAGCCCAGGAGGACAGAAACAGCCAGaaattttctccttctctatctCTCCATCAGGTGGCTGCTCTTTCAATGGCTAAATCTTCTCCAAGGCTTTAGCCTCCGACATATTGGTTAACCATGGTTTTAGATCTTTTGACCCCCAACTCGCAGTCTCCAGTAACATTacctcttctctttgtccctctACCCTAGAGATGGGAGTGATTTCCTTAAGTTGCTAAGTATTGGTTTGCCTGACTCTACCCTGTTTGGCTTCTCCATCACTTGGGTAACTAATTTCTTGCATTAAATTCTGAGTTATACATTTAcaataatttctattttcctgaATAATCTGTGACAGTTGCATTTAGCTaattatattatttgattttctaatgtGAAACCCTCTTTTAATTCCTAGGAAAAATTCAACTCAGTCACAAGCAGTTAAATGTGGTCAAGTCTCTTATATCAAATATaacccaaacaaaacaaagcaaaacacccCGGTACCCTAAAACCTCCTGTAAATAATTCTCTCCTTTTCACATCCTCCCACAAATAATTTTCTGCACTCActagtttttgtgtatgtgtgtatatatgtgtgtgtgtgtgtgtgtgtattcaaaaCATTCTAAGAGCATAAGGAATACATAAACATATTCAGCTTGTAAAAAACTCCAGCACTGCACATAAAGCTCTACAGTGTTACTTGTGGGAAATAGCCCAAGTGGTACTCAGAGGGATATTTATAGCCTTAAATAGATTTACTTAAAAACTAGTGCAACCATTATGAAAAGCAGTATagggttcctcaaaaaattaaaaatagaactaccataggatgcagcaattccactgctgggtagctggaagaaaattaaaacactaacttgaaaagatatatgcaccatcctgttcactgcagcattatttacaatagccaagatatgtaaacaacctaagtgtcctttgatgggtgaatggataaagaaaatgtggtgtgtatatttacaatattattcagctgtaaaaaagaatgaaatcttgccatttgtgacaacatggatgggccttgaggacattatgctaagtgaaataagtcagacagagacagacaatactgtatgatctcacttatatgtggaatctaaaaaaagaactCATAGATATAGAaaactgattggtggttgccagaagcagGTGGTGGATGGTGGGTGAAGTTTGTCAAAAGGtatacaaaattccagttataaaataaataagtcctggggatataatatacagcatggtgactatagttaaaagtactattttgtaaatttgaaagttgctaagaggatagatcttaaaagttctcatcacaagaaaaaaaattgtaactatatgtggtgatagatgttaactagatttatcatggtgatcatttcacaatatatacatatataagattattatgttgtacatctgaaactaacatgttacatgtcaattacacctcaataaaaaaaatctattaaagagaaaagaaagcatagagATGAGAAGAATGAGAAATTGGGAAAAAGAACAGGCTAATTTGAAAAAGAACTGAAacaatatctagaaataaaaatatagttattgaaattaaaatcccaatggacaaaaaaatagaaatatttaaagtatggaaacatttcaagaaactagagaaagaataCCATATTAAACCCAAGGAAATAGAACAtaggaaataatgaagaaaaattcagaaatgatgGATTAGAAAGTAATGGAGCCAACTAACAAAAggctgttctttgaaaagattgattTAATTGACAGTTTTATAGGTATCATCAATTAccaaaaaaaacagaagtaaGTGATATTAGTTAATATTGTACAAAATATAGATtcagaagaaatttaaatattatgagagaatactataaaTATCATTAGCAAATGGTGGACAAGGATAGGTTTCTACATAAAGATATATTTCATCTAATAAACTCAGAGGGaatgatagaaatagaaaattaacattGTGTAACCCTTAATTAATTAATGGATAAATATGCTAATCTTCAAAGACTGCAAATATCAACATGAAGGGAGACAGACATTAGGTTCCTCATAATGAAAGTTCACAGGATCACCTATGGAGTGGTCTTTTCAAacaaaaaatgagacagaaaaagttAAATCTTAATCTGATCAAACTTCTACTGATTAAAGAAATATAGGGGGAGAAGGACACCAGCattgcaatcagcaaaatcctgGCCATATGAAACTGGACAGAACATAAGATGTGCTTTTTTTCCGACAAAAAAATGACAGGGAAAAAGAGGTAACgtgtggtggtggggggaggaggatagataatgaaaataaaaagcaatgacaATGAATAGATTTTATTTGATCCTAATTCaaggaaaaaacattaaaaaatatgtcagTCAggtaaatgtgaaaaataattggACATTAATGATATTAAGAAGTAATTTTTTAAGATAGGATATGCGTAATTGGTTTATGCTTCATAAAGGATACCTATCTTTTAGAAACagatactgaaatatttaaagaggagATGGTATGATATCTAAAATTTGTTTCTCATTATTTCTGTGGCAGAGATGGGTGTAGGTATGGGTATAAATGGAACCGGATTAGCCATGTATTGACGATTGTTGCTTCTGGTGTCAGGTATATTGGTTTTATAATACTATTGTCTCTACTGTTGTTTATGCTTGAGAATTGCTACAATAAATAGAATATAGACGTAGCCATTCAGTTTGAAACCCCAACTGAACTAGACTTTACTTAGAAAAATCTTAGTTGTTACTCAACTGGTccaaacagaaatagaaaactgtaATTGAGAAATACAAACTGAAACAGTCCTTGAAGCTCTAGCGACCTTCAAATGTTCCAGGACAAGGCAGCTGGAGGCCAGCTCTACcaaataataagcaaaaaatTAACCACAGTCTTGTCTAAACGCATCTAAAGCATACAAAAAGATGGGAAATTTTTCAACTCATTTTCCCAGGCTAGCTCTCCTTGATAAGAAAACCAGCTGAGGACACTCTGAAGCGAGAACACCTGAGCCAAGGTCACCCACATACAGGCAAAGATCATAAATAAATTCTTGGAAGGTTCAATATAGCATtgaattaaataggaaaaaaaaggctGAATCCAAGAAATGTAAAGATGATATAACATTAGAAAGAAAACTGCCTAAAATATTACCACATTAACAGACAAGATTAAAATAGGCATTTGATcagcttttgaaaaaaaattcaagaccAATACATAATAGCATTTAGCAAACAAACATTAGAAGAATTCCATTTCCTAAAATCTATAGCAAacaaacttaaatgtaaaatgtgaaatgtTAATAGCATTCCCATTAATGTAAGGAACAAGACATAGCAGTAGGTTATCATCTCTGTTGTTCAAAAGTGGACCAGAATGCATATCCAGAGGataagaatacaaaaacaaataaaggttaggaatattaaaaagaaatagaaattatttgtTGTAAATGTGATcatcattttagaaaattcaaaggaaaaggcCATGGATTATCCAAATAACTAAGTGACTTCATAAAGCTGGTGTATAGAGAACTATAGTACAATCAAGAGCTTTACTATCCAAAGCAGTAATTATTAGaacatgtatataatatatttgtTGTAAATGAgagtcaaaattaaaaagaatttcacTACACTGTGCAGTATTAGATAAGATCAAAAGACCTGGGTCTCACAAAATTATGCAGATCTGCCTCTTCCTTGTAGAAAGTAGATCTTCTCAAACAGAAAGTTCCCCAAAGTTGAAGTTTGACTAGTGGAGAGATCCCATCATCACCATGCATTTTCTCTGACAGCTCAGAACCTGTCCTGGCCCCGATACCTTGTGCTGCAGCTTCTGGATCTCACATCACGCCCGGGATGCGGATCCATTGTTCGCCAGGGTTTAAGCTGAGAAACCACCCGGAAGTTACAGGGAGGTGACAGTCCTCAAAGAGCCTTTAATCAATGAACCAGGAGCCAAAATGAGGACCCACCTCCAAGGACAGGACTTTAAATACCACTCACACTACGACAGAGTCACGACCTTTGTCGTCCCACCCCTGCTGTCAGCCCTGGGAGGCCCCAGGCAGAGGTAGCTGGATGTGTCGCACACTGACTTCCGTCTTTGGAGTCTGTAGGAGATGCGACTGTCGTGAGAGGGTCGGCATTCGGCGAGCAGAGGGaggaatccaggctctgccagaGGTGAGGTAAGGATATTGAGTAAGGTTAGGATATTGAGTAAGGTTTGAGAGAATCCCCTATCCCAAAAGACAGAAGGCCTCACAGTCCTGCCCCTGCCGTTAACCAAAGAAGGTTCTAGGCAGGTGTCGCGGAATGTATTGTCCTCCGAATTCTCCTTCTGGGAACTCAGAGAAGTAATAGCCTTAGACCAGGGTATTGGCATAAAGCCAGCAGAGGGAGGAATCCAGGCCCTGTCAGGAGTAAATGAAGGATCCTATGTGAGTTCGGTGGAACATCCCCTCCCCCATAACAGAGGAGTCACAGAGTCCGGCCCCTGCTATCAGCCCAGGGAGACCCCAAGCAGGGGTGGCTGGAAGTGGCTTACCTGACTTCCGTGTCTGGCCGCTCCAGAAGGTGAGGATATTTGACCAGGGTGTCTGCCTCAGGCCAGCAGAGGAAGGAGTCCCAGGGTCTGCGGGGAGTTAATGGATGCCCCTATTTGCATTCTGGGGGAAACTGCCTCCCCCGAACATTGGAGGCCTACAGAGCCCCACCCCTGGCATTGCCGTAAGGCCCAGGTGCCCCCTCACTTTACCTTATGGTGGTCGTGGGGGGGAGAGGTGCATAAGAGCCTTTGTCTAAGATTAGGCGATtcaaattagcagaaggaagagtCCTAGGGCTGGCTTGGAGTTAGGTTCAGAACCTTGAGCAAAAAACCAAGGGGAATTCCTCAGGACAAGAGGGGCCCACAGAGCACTACCCATACTATAAGCCCTCAGCCGGGCTGTCGGGCTAAGAGTTCCCTCACTTTATCCTCAGTGGTCAGAGGGAAATGTGGGCCCTATTAGAAGGAGGTGACTTAGGCCCTTCTAGAAGTCAAAGGAGGACTGAGGGGGATACACAGAATCAGGTTCTTCCTCTGTGGTCAGCCTTGGGCAGCCCTGGGGAGATCTGTCATTATGAGTGTCCCCCAAATCTCCCTGCATATTCCAGGATATCAGGTGGAGGAGAGCCTTGGTCTCATTGTTGTAGGCCTCAACTCTGCAGAAGGGAGGATACCAGGCAAAGGGAGGAGCCATGATAAGGAACCTAAGTATTGAGGGAACCCTCATCACAGAACAGagggtgtttctttttttttttttttgaggaagattagccctgagctaactgctgccaatcctcctctttttactgaggaagactggccctgagctaacatccatgcccatcttcctctattttatatgtgggacgcctaccacagcctggcttttgccaagcagtgccatgtccacacccgggattcgaaacggtgaaccctgggcagccgagaagcagaacgtgtaaacttaactgctgtgccaccagctggcccccagAGGGTGTTTCACAGAGCCCTACATGTGATGTCATCCCTGGCAGGGGTCCCCGGAAAAGATGTTAGACTGAGACCTCCCTAAACTCCTCCTTAGGACTTTCAGGGATGTGAGGGCCCCGCTTCAAGGCGATACGTCTAAGCTCAGCTGAGGGAGGAGTCCCAGGCCTTGCAAGAAGCCAAGGTGAAGACTCTGAGTGAGGAGTGAGAACCCTAATTATCCCAGGATGGAGAGGGTCCCACATAGCTCTGCCATTGTTGTCATCCCAGGGTGTCCCTGCGCAGGCGTGTTCAGATAAGATTCCTCTTCAGTTCCTCCTCCAGTatgtcagagaggtgggggcTTTGGAATGAGAGGTCGGCATCAgagcacctgagcagaggacctcAGGTCCTGCCAGAAGTCAAGGTAATGGTCCTGAATGTGAACTCAAAGACCTGCTATTCCAGAACTGGGGAGGCTCCACAGGGCCTGGACTTGCCAGACCTGTACCAGTTCCAGTAAGACCCAGGTAGGGTTGAAGAGCTGTAGCCTAAGGCAAACTCTAGTTACTTCCACAAAGTCCTCAGGGGACAGGCTGATCAGAGAAGAGAAGCCGTGTGGGTTCCTAGAGCAGTGCCCTCAAGGAAACCTGCAGAGATGGCTGTCGATAAAGCCCAAGGTGGTATCTCCCTGCTAAAGGGTATCACGCCATTTCATCCTCTTTCCTACAGGTCACCAAATCATCTACCCTCTTTCCCACACCCCTGCCTGCTGTCCCTGATCACAGTCATCATGCCTCGGGGCCAGAAGAGTAAGCTTCGTGCCCGTGAGAAACGCCGCCAGGCTCGAGAAGAGCTCAAGGAGCTGGCAGGTGCTCAGGCCACTGCACCAGAAGAAGAAGAGTCCCCTTCTTCGCCATCTCCTAGTTTCAAAGATGTTCCCCAGAGCTCATCTGCCACTGAAACACCCAGCAATCCTCAAGTGCCTGAGAGAGTCCGCTCCACCACTACTACTGCTGCAGCTGTTTCAAACACAAGATTTGATGAAGGTGCCAACAATCAAGTGGAGGAAAGACCAAATGCATCACAGGCCCAGGATACCCCTAAGAACTGGCACAAAAGCCATATAGAAGAGAAAGTTACTATGTTGGTGCATTACCTTCTGCACAAGTATCAAATGAAAGAGCCCATTACAAAGGCAGACATGCTGAAAAATGTAATCCAAGTATATAAGAATCACTTCCATGAGATCCTCAAGAAAGCCTCCGATCACATAGAGCTGGTCTTTGGCCTTGATGTGAAGGAAGTGGATCCCAACAGGAACATCTACGTTCTTGTCAACAAACTGGAGCTAGATTACGATTCAAGAGTGAATGATAACAGAGGCATGCCCAAGACTGGCCTGCTGATGACTGTCCTGGGTGTGATCTTCACGAAGGGCAACCGTGCCGCTGAAGAGGAAGTTTGGAAAGTGCTGAATATGATGGGGATATATGCTGGGGAGAACAACTTCATCTACGGGGAGCCCAGGAAGCTCATCACCCAAGATTTGGTGAAAGAAAATTACCTGGAGTACCGGCAGGTGCCCAATAGTGATCCTCCACGATATGAATTCCTCCGGGGTCCAAGAGCCCATGCTGAAACCAGCAAGATGAAAATCCTAGAGTTTGTGGCCAAGATCCATGATACCGTGTTCAGTGCCTTCCCAACCTGGTATGAAGAGGCTTTGCgagatgaggaagagagagcCCTAGCCCGAGCTGCAGCCAGGGCTGCCACTACTGCCAAGGCCAGTGTGCAATCCAGGGCCATGGCCAGTAGCTCTTCCCGCCCCAAGTGAAGGCTGAGGAAGATTATTTCCTATGTGTTTGAAGAGAACAGCTAATGTTCTCATCAGTGGAAGATAAGGGTGGGGCTGAAGAAAACGTAGTATAGAACATGTTTGTGTTGCTGTTCTATGTAGTAACTTGGATATTTGTTTAAATGTTGCTCCTTTTAATAGAAGGTTTAACTAGCTTCAGAATATGAGTTTATGAATGATATAAGTCACACATTTATCTATGTTTATGAGATTTAAGAGTAAGAGTTCTActattttatagaagaaattgAGAAATGTCCCATCTTATTTTGTTATTTGGAACAAGATAGCATAGTAGTGGATTAGGCATTTCCTTGAAAATGTGAAAGAACTCAGCAGTAAAATAGTTAGGGTCAAGAAATAGAGACATAACgtaaaagatgataaatttttgcatttccttttcacATTTAGTCTGTTCTGTAAAATTAAGATATATATACTTGAATGTGCTTAGTTTATTCAAGAATGTAGAATTAACTACATCATAATAAATTAGACATCTTGcacattgtctcatttatttctcaaacatTATTTGAGCATCTGCTCTTTGGGAGGCTCTGTGCTAGCACTGGGAACGTCAGGATAAAGACCCACCATGCTGGTAGAATTTTAGAGTCTAGGAGCAGCTGTCAAGTAAAGAAGATGGTGAGATACACCCTAAGACCTAAGGACAAGTCAAAAGAAGGAGAGAATATGGGAGGATCCAGATGTGAGCAGTCAGGTGTAAATGCCCTGAGGAAGTGGGTTTGGGGCCTTGGGAAACTGCATGTTCTTCAGTGTAAGTCAATTTTATGTTAAGCTGGGTGGTGGTTCAGATGAGGCTGTGGGAatggtgggcaggggccagaccCTTGGAAGGTGCGTCCAGAGTTGAGAGATTGAAGCCTGGAATGAAAAAACTACTGCTACCAGTTACTTTTGAGTCATGGATAAACCAGAGAGAATTCTCCACCTGGGACAAGAATGGAAGGTGTCCTGTATCCTTTCCCAGTGTCCTTTTCCCACTGCAGCTGAGCATAGCACAAGAACTAtgtgttttatgtatattatccccAGGGAGTTTCTGAGAAATAGGGGTGATACTCACATGATGGATATGCCAGGAAGCCACTGTCTTAGCAACCTTTGCTCTGGCCTAGGAAAGACAGAGCCTACTGCattaaaagttcattttattaGGT
It encodes:
- the LOC100062040 gene encoding melanoma-associated antigen B10-like isoform X2 produces the protein MPRGQKSKLRAREKRRQAREELKELAGAQATAPEEEESPSSPSPSFKDVPQSSSATETPSNPQVPERVRSTTTTAAAVSNTRFDEGANNQVEERPNASQAQDTPKNWHKSHIEEKVTMLVHYLLHKYQMKEPITKADMLKNVIQVYKNHFHEILKKASDHIELVFGLDVKEVDPNRNIYVLVNKLELDYDSRVNDNRGMPKTGLLMTVLGVIFTKGNRAAEEEVWKVLNMMGIYAGENNFIYGEPRKLITQDLVKENYLEYRQVPNSDPPRYEFLRGPRAHAETSKMKILEFVAKIHDTVFSAFPTWYEEALRDEEERALARAAARAATTAKASVQSRAMASSSSRPK
- the LOC100062040 gene encoding melanoma-associated antigen B10-like isoform X1; translated protein: MCRTLTSVFGVCRRCDCRERVGIRRAEGGIQALPEVRSPNHLPSFPHPCLLSLITVIMPRGQKSKLRAREKRRQAREELKELAGAQATAPEEEESPSSPSPSFKDVPQSSSATETPSNPQVPERVRSTTTTAAAVSNTRFDEGANNQVEERPNASQAQDTPKNWHKSHIEEKVTMLVHYLLHKYQMKEPITKADMLKNVIQVYKNHFHEILKKASDHIELVFGLDVKEVDPNRNIYVLVNKLELDYDSRVNDNRGMPKTGLLMTVLGVIFTKGNRAAEEEVWKVLNMMGIYAGENNFIYGEPRKLITQDLVKENYLEYRQVPNSDPPRYEFLRGPRAHAETSKMKILEFVAKIHDTVFSAFPTWYEEALRDEEERALARAAARAATTAKASVQSRAMASSSSRPK